The Acropora muricata isolate sample 2 chromosome 4, ASM3666990v1, whole genome shotgun sequence genome contains the following window.
AACGCTCTCTCAAGCTGTAACTTTAAATCTCCTGAAATTCTTTACGTTTTCAAGACAGGCTCGAGCACATTTAACTGTTTTGAGCCAGGAATAGCACAGCATGGCGTCAAATTTCAGAGCTTACTCCCCCTCAATTGAGGAAAGCACATTTATTTAAATCTTGGTAGTAATTACTGAACATGAATCAAGTTTCAGGGAGTGCCCTGCTCTAGGACGTACTTAGTAGACATAAAATCTAAGTATGTCTTTATATCATTTACGGAGTTACTCAGTAAAAGCAATACCAAAGCAAAGGCATTGGAATTTGATTTTAACTAATGATGACTGAACAAGAATGTCGTCTTTTGTTTACGACCAACGCCATCACTCCTCGTCAGTCTGCAAGATTGCACTTGATAAATACGCGACTCTTGAACTGGGACAAAGTTTAAAGATTCAGTGTATTTGGAGGAGAGGTTTGCAAACTGCAAATCTATCGCTGAACTAAGGTACGCTGATCTTCGCGCCGAACATCTCTGCAGACTGAAATTTTGTTTGACGTTaattatgttttaagaaatacACTTCAAGTGCTTAAAACAGTTTACTTACCGGGGATTCGGAGAATAACTCGGGTCTTGAGAAACGCAAAAAGAAGCTTTTTATTCTAAATTCATGAGCCAATACGGCTTTCCACCACGTCCAAGTGTCTGGCATACAGAATCAGAGTAAACGCGTGTATTTCTTAAGGTAGAATTTTCGGCATCTGATAGGTAATTAATGCAAATGTTAGAGGGGCTTTAAACGGCGTTTTTGGCGGTCAAAGAATACGCTTCATTGATCAAGCAGATGAAATAACTGACCATTATACAATGCCCAAAGAGTAAAATTATGCGTTTCATTTGAACCTATCCTGATACTGAAGTTTGTTTATCAAGAGGCGATCCACAACTCTAAGAAGTGATGTTTTTGTCAGGTTGAGAAAGGTGATTCATTGATAGCTTTGAGCATGAGCGGTTAGAGTGCTTTCTTGCTTTTATAACGAGAGGGTAATTTATGGATTCCCGCCCGAAATCAGTTGCCGGGTTATGCCGACCAGTGAAGCGTTACCCGAAAACGTCGGAGGAAATTATTCAAGACACTTAGTTATTGAAAGCAAAAGTTTGTTTCAAGGCGCAATGGGAGGTTGCTGCAGAGTGCTCGGTCAAGAATGCAGTATAAGAAATCTTGGTTTACGATTCCATGATGCAAGAGCGTTTACAGATTCACCGGTAAGTAGAACGAAATTTTGTACTCGCAAAGTATTATTAAACTGACGGAAATTGAAGATTCGTCAAAGAGGCACAACTTTCTGAGTGTCGCGGCTTAGGCACCAATTTTATTCTAGCATGCTCGGATTTTGATTAAAGTAGTTTATCTGCTTTCAGTTTCAGTAAAGTGTTTTAAATAGCAGAAGTCGGTCCGATAGAAGAGTTCAGGTACCACGCCGAGAGTGTGGCGGAGATCTTTGAACAATCTAAAGTTCTCCTAACAAACTAATCCACTAGTTTCTTAACGTCTGAAAAGAAGAATGTTacaaagtgaagaatgatcatcgcagtaattttttttaaagcaattggaaggaagaagcctgaaaaatatcaaatttactacgatgatcactcttcactttcatctacaaccgcaatacaaaatatgaatttcatatatatttcacaagaATGTTACAGTTGCTTAGAGCAAATACGATAACTGCTGCTAAGGGTTCATATTGGATTGAAAGGAAAGAAGAATGAAAACTGAAAGACGTTTCCTGAAATGGCGTTGATAAATTGGAATGCATCCATGTagatggttttcacgttacgtcatagccgccatgttggtagacgaaaacaaaagatttcccattagattcttttgttcgtccaccagctattgtacattgcagcattgttatctgtgtccctagagattggtcgCAAACCACCTATTTACAATATTCAGTTGTTCATGAATTACTATGGGGATGTGCatttatcataataataaacGAGGCAAATTGCTGATTACATTGAACCGTAGAGGCATTGAAAAAGTAGACTATCACGTTTCTgtgagaaaagaaaactgaTGGTTGAACAATTGCGcgtttattttaatattactcCTCTGTGCTGTCAAAAGAAGGAGTATTTTTCTTTGTTCGTTCCCTTTAGGAGCTCAAAGGTGTCACATTAAAACTCTTAAAAACAATGCTCGAGGACATTTGTTTTACGGTCCGATAGCCCAATTACGCATTTAACACGAAAAGACATGTACAGTTGAGCATGCGACTTAGGATTTCAATGGAATCCCTATACACAAAGTTTACGCAATAGAAGTTGATTTTTTTCAGTCTTACTTCCTAAAAAAGGATTAAATGTCATATCACTCAGACGAATTCTCGTGCATGTACTTGTAGATTGATTTGTGGTGGACTTCCTTCGAAGGTAGCTTCTTTGTATTCCTGAAACAGGAAAGCGGAAATTTGTTAACCACACAGCGCTAACCGCAGACGTTCGTTGGGAATTCTGGGTAGTTTCTGTCTTCTGCAGGGACTGATGGTCAATTTGGCGATTCATTAGTAATTGCAAGTTTGTGTCAGGACTCCTGAGGAATCTTCCTTAATAGAGCAAAATTGTCTATTGGTTGGAACTTACCTTTAAGCGCCCAATGAACAATAGGAAAATAGCGTAGTCCACAGCGAGGACCGCGACATTTGATATTCGGTTAAATCAGTTTCAAACTTTGCTTTGAAAGCAGGCTGTATTTGTTTTCAGTGGTTTCTGGTTTTAAATATTGACTGCCTCCCAGCTTACGGCCCCGGACGCTTCATGTCCCCTGAGCCCCAGTTGATTCAAAGGTTTCACCCGTTATCACTTTAAAGCGCATTTAAGTTTATCCATAGGGCAAATGAACTAGCAGTAAATGAATTTCAATCCTTCCAAGTCGTCGATGAAAATGGCCACACAAAATACCCATAACTAGGGGTGAGCACTGTAGCTATGATACCACGTTTCAGAACACGAAGCTAATTTTAGACGCGTTTTAAAATAACTTTGGAATTGAGGACATTGTTAGAATAAGAGTGTATACAATACGGGCGTCTTAGAGGAAAGTGGGTAGTAGGGGTAAGTGGCTAGGAAAAGGGGTAAGGGAGAGGGAAGGGCCTGTGAGGAGGTTAGGGGAGGGGAGTGCGCTCATTAGAGTTCTTCTCTGCCCTCGCGTGTCTCGCGCGTTGTGTCACAGACTCTATGAGAGCTTCCAATTATGCCTGTTGTGCAGAATAAAGCGCAGAGAAAGAGAGAACATAACTGCTTATTGTAACGACTTGgttcatttttgtttcattacAGCTTCCAAGACCCCTGTTTGCGCTACTTCGTTTCCTGTACGCTGCTCTCGCGATTGGCGATCTAGTGTGGATTGGACTGGATCGGCCAAACGGAGAGTGGATCATACACTTCGGAAACTGGAGTCGTATCGTGACAGccctgttttttctttttggttcaaTCATTGCACTTCTTTCCTCGGCGTGTGTATCGAGGGAAAGCGATCAATATGATAGGATCACGCAGAAGGACGACCAAAGCCACTCATTCCTGGATCCAGATTCCAACTCCTGCGGTGTAAAACCAGGAGAGAAGGATGATTCAAACTCGCCGTCAAAGACCGACAACCTCTCTTGTCACCATCGATTATTGTGGTTCTTGCACACTCTTGCATTCAACAGCTCATTCGTTTGCTTGGTCGCTTATTTCGCCTATTTTTACGAGGAGCGTTACACACTATTTGGGATGCTGGATTTTCCGCGCCATGTTCTGTATCTGGTACTTCTCATTGTCGACATCTTAGCCAGTTATATCCCCGTTAGACTTTGGCACGTCATGTACGCCTACATATTCAGTGGCGTATTCGTCATTTTCACTGTTGTTCTCATTGTAGTGGAAACCAAAATCGACTTCAGCGCGGATCCCGTGATATATCCTTCTCTGGAGTCTCGTAGTAAGCCTCTGATCTACACAGCAATCCTGTCTTTATTTTTGATCGCTGGGGCTCCTGTGGCGCAAATGGTCTTCTATATCCTTTACAGAATTAGGGCTTGCTTAATGTCACGTTAAATTTTGAACTATCGCTGTATctgtaaaacaaaaccaaaaaaaggaaTTCCGTTTTTGTACGAAAGTGAAAAAAACTAAATGAAATTTTACGAGAATTGTATCTAAAATAAGAAGCACCCGGTATTATCGCCACGGCAGTTGTAACATttatattttgataaaatgtATTGCAACATTTCTGTAAGTAACAAATAAGTTGCCCAAGAGGTTCTCTTCACAATAGACGTGAGCATCAAAGACTCGCTCCTTATGTTGAAATGTCATCTGTGCGCGTGCGTAAAGCACAAACGATCACACCCTGACCCTAAGCCATCGgttattgctggaatggatactccaaaatatggtgagacacttcgtgacacttaAACAGGttcaagcagataaacgacaccctattatTTAGGCTCTCTAGTggttaggtctaagcgccggctcgaaatggttagctttcataaattgttctggttacaccacaATCGAACTttgtaaacctttggtaagactactaagatcggttagtactttatatacataaatttcagtgtctcaccatattttggagtatccattctagccACAACCCTAAGCCATGTTCGACTAAGTAGAGAAGTGGTCACAGTGAGAAATAACGGCATGGCTGATTTAGTGGTAGCACTAACTCTTGCAGTGCTTGTGACATTGGTAAACGTTTCCCTTGAAGACGC
Protein-coding sequences here:
- the LOC136912941 gene encoding uncharacterized protein is translated as MPTSEALPENVGGNYSRHLVIESKSLFQGAMGGCCRVLGQECSIRNLGLRFHDARAFTDSPLPRPLFALLRFLYAALAIGDLVWIGLDRPNGEWIIHFGNWSRIVTALFFLFGSIIALLSSACVSRESDQYDRITQKDDQSHSFLDPDSNSCGVKPGEKDDSNSPSKTDNLSCHHRLLWFLHTLAFNSSFVCLVAYFAYFYEERYTLFGMLDFPRHVLYLVLLIVDILASYIPVRLWHVMYAYIFSGVFVIFTVVLIVVETKIDFSADPVIYPSLESRSKPLIYTAILSLFLIAGAPVAQMVFYILYRIRACLMSR